cgaaatttgtatttttcctcTTATTTCTAATACATGAACTTAATTTGAATAttgtatatttgataaattagagggagagaaaaaaagaataaaattacattaacgatatcatttttcaaatatatttgatttaaaacaaataccacctctttttttttttaaagaataggtTTATATACTCAAGAAATGTAACATTAattgaataaacaaataaattaccCGAGAGAATAAAACCCCGCCTCTAATACTTCCGTTATGTTGCCGCTATCGTCCGTGACGACCGTATACCCCGGTGTGGTCGGACATGCTTTGTAGCAATCCGCCATGGTCACTTCGCTCCGCCTATTCTTGATCCGCTTGATGGATGCAATTTCTTTAGAGAGCACGGTTGATCGGCAAGGTACGCCATCGGGATACAGTTCCATGATAGGAAGATCAAACGGAAGGATCGGCTGATCTTTTTGGATTTTGGTGACCATGCACAAACCTACCCTCTTTTTGATGCTTTTCTTGTTGCAGTCTTGACATTCTGTCCATTCAGACCAAGCAGTGAAAGCTTTAATGTTGTGATCCACAAGGGGAAAATTACCAAGGTACTTATCTTTGCCACTCTCAACGTCCTCGTATTTTGTTGTCTTCAGTCTTTCTCTGAACAGCACGTCCAGTTGGTATATTTCCTCGTACTCTCTGTAGTAAGTATTGATACAGAAGTACTGACCCGCATCCAACACGTCCACGGGGTCAATAATTAGATCACGTGTTTCGCTGTCAATTCTGACCCGCCCGTCGTCCTTACTCACGAACTCAAAGTCCGAGTCCTGAGGTCGAAGTCTCTGCCAGTCTATTATCTCTAACTTTGTCAAGTCCTGATCAGGTCGTGGGCAAAGGTTGCAACCCAGTCGCACCTTCTGGCCTTCTAATGCCAGTAGCCCGCGTATCGTGTTTTCAAGAGATTTTCTTTCTTCCTCGCGTgcatttaaacatttatcataCGCCTGAAATTCTTCTTCGAAAGCCTTCTTGATCGCCTCTTTGGTACGAAAGGCTTTACCAAAAAGCTTCCTCTTTACCCTAGAGCGTCCATGGTCTGCTTTATAAGGACTAATTCGCTTCACAAACTCTTCTAATTCAGATTCTGTCACATAACTGTCAATCAATGAATACGATATCGAGAGAATGCTAAAAATCACCAGCAAATTCATATTTCTCAATATGTGTCATTATGTCGTCTGGTATGTGTGTTAAATGACGTCATTTATTATTACGTCATAATGATGCACGAAAAATGAATATTGGTGCCAAAGAGGGTACTGAAATATGATTTTAGAGTAGACGTAtacaattaacacatttttgaaCAGCagtattattcttttttatcatactatttaatatgttttacagtgctaccgttgtggcgagcacagcaagaattacacatacatgtatattgcatcAATGTCAACTTAGTGTTATTAAGTTATCAACTAACATCAAATAAtgatcgagagagagagagagagagagagagagagagagagagagagttataagatttctaagttttaaaattcttacaaaatacatatatttgctTCCACCTAAAACCGTTCTGTAATAACTATTGGAGTGAATTGATCAgtctgtaaaatttattttgtgtttaatttggTCAAAATTGTTAACGATAAatacagtattatttttttttgtaccttgttgttatctgaattttattttttttcccggttcatattattattattctatttatttatttatttattttttttgcattctaATTACAAACGTTGTATCCATGCCCCCGGTCCCTATTTGCAGGTGAGTAATTTcctattttcaaatataatggtttgacaatatgcaatatctgtatagattttttaactgtttattttttctatttattctttttttcagttCAAAATGACCTTTTTTAAATCTTCCCTACTagttactgtacatgcatgcaaattTAGCTTAAAATTGGAGCGAGATGATTGTacagtatggctcttgctagtatatatttaatctctctatcaaaacaaaaacaaatcaaagtactgaagaactgatgggagttgattttgttgaTGTTTGTTTCACTGatgtgttattttgcatgacaagtacatgtagtttctaatttgaattgcgcacatttttatgatatggATTTCTcgaccaaacgctcggctgacaccgtaaatctccgacaaggatttacggagacagccgagcgtcgagttgaacgagaccatattgaactctggcgtaggaatacatacatgtacgactacaaaaaatatttaaattgttcgtaccatttaaaatctgactattttcaaggtatttataaataagttttcttgaaaaacaatgatttagcatacattacaacgaattgataaattattttcaagaactaagtcttgtcagcagcaatgatttgtgctgaggtccaaacactgtttcactttcggtttgtctgagtaactgcataggagagttgattaaaatcaactcccaaaaattaaaaacttcatctgaggcaggtatcgcagtctatacttaaattgttatatattacacgcattacagatgtttgatccaccatcgagggaaatatagcgcgagagcaCTGTGATGTCATTCATGACCTGTgttgtctttgtttacgtttctcgactcaagtGGCAACGAAGGTATGGTAGCTTGAAACAAATCTCTCGGGTCTCGCCAAAGCTTTTTCAGTACTCAGAATGTGTCTTCAAACCTCAAGACATCGTTAATTACGAGTTAaatgtcggccatttttggcatagcaccacgggtgaaaacattataCTCTGTctcgagtttttgcttccaccactttttgcttgatatttcaataatagtaaatacctttgtgctcaaactacgttcatccactaatatgaaaaatgtccagattatctgttttgaaacgccccctctaccgcttcaggtttcaatacacatccaaaaattgaaagtctacggagattttgcattggaTCAACCATTAAAAAGCctggatgataatgttaaaaaattgcgcgatgtattccgagtgtattccgaatggagaaaagatgtaaacatttcccattacaaatctccgtaagaaaattgttttcgttcctgtgaaattttatgagtgaaaagggataattgttcaatgaagatatcttggatatattccctttcatcgatttcaattgtatttctttcacaggtatgtgtatttttattagacAGATTatagagcattatgggacgtagacaaaaaattttgtttgatgaatctATAGGTTTAGATCGTTCTTTTTCctgcgcacactggttcttagagctcgcttcgctcgccggcgctgctcgccggcgagctgcgctcgctattatatgctggtaactttaaaaaatatttctatgtaaTGCATGATAGCGTCCACAGCCGGATCTGTTTTTACCAGGAAGCAGTCGGTCATTGGAGCATGTTTCTGTGGAGTTAGAAgatgttaaattaaaaaagttataaaatcGAAGAATTTATAAGTACCTGTACTAGTATAATACATCGTATATAcctgtgtagtatgagtgtttaatatatatatatatatatatatatatatatatatatatatatatatatatatatatatatatatatatatatataagcacaaacattgcaataaatctcaaattgacatatacctgcccatagtgaatgatatagaTACATATAAAGCACAaggaatttcatttttgttggagctccatatatattttatatatatataaaaacaagtagtaaataaaattttaaatttgttataatcaATGGtgttaaatacaaaattgtctGACCATACAATGAATTGAATTAGAGCGCTTATAGTTGTTGAGCAATAATTTGTGTATATTTGTCGAACACTTGTCAAAAAGGAATCATATATAATTGTTCTGATTGATAAGATCCCACTATTGTACAATTTTCACAAGAAACTTACCTCGGTCATTTATGGGACACCTGCCGATATAAATGTTGATAAAAGTACATCcttgaattttcaatttcacCAACTTTGACCAAgaacatgttttaaacatttttggatAATTATTGTAAAAGCCCGGATaacggattcgaactcatgaccaaCATATTCGTAGTTTACGTTGTAACTCATTGCGATACCCTTCTATTTACCTATTTTTGGAAATGagaaaatttaagaattatactgaatttttattgttttaagcGACTCTGGGAATTCAATGTAGGCCAAATGCACTAGTGATTTAGTGTTGAATGTAtgctttgtacatgtaatggttAAAATTATACGTGGTATTTGCGCGAATCGCGTACCGTATATTTTACCTGTGTTTATTCTATTTATAGAGTTTCTGTTCAGcgcaaattctttttttagagattatgtttctttaaacttactaaaaatatcttttgaacattTATCTTGTTGTTTTCGATTCTATTATGATAATCAGCAAAGTGAGActaatttgtgaaattatttatttacttactaTAATATTTGAGATTTAAACTAGTCTAACAAGTTTATACGGAGTCTCACTTCGCTGACGCCCTTGAGAGTGTTCAGGTGTGAAACGGGTGAAACGTGTGAGTGATACTAGTACCTTACATTATTTACGGTAAGAGAGTTATTTTCATGTTTGGAATAACTATTCATTTGTATTATATTCCATACACagtaatttaaatatcatttatgtgagaataataaaattgttttatatgcaGACTGTTTAGAGAAATGTATAGCGATTTGAGATAACTTCTAATAAGTCTGTAGTATTTTTAGATTTAAGCAATTATATATAGTCATACCTGTTGCAAGTGAGTGCGCTAGTCTACTTATTGACTGTGTGTGGCACCGCCGCCATATATTGGAGGTTCGTTGATGTCATATTTTGAAGTAAATGCAAATtgtgtattattaattttttagtgTTTCTGTGTGTGTCTATTTGTAATATgagttattttgtttatatagtaGCTCATCgccaataaatttaatatttaattgaaataaagaacttgaacaGAATAAGCGATTTTATTCTATTACATACAATATAGCAGTGTTAGATATTATGGTTTGACGTTGGAATGTTAAGTTTAACCCATCCCCTGCAACCATACTCATGAAAATCaaggaatttttatttttttattttagaaaagtaGACTGCtctgattcataaaaaaatcaaaatggcgaaaTCGACTAAATATATTCAGGGATATATGATTTTTCACTGACTGATGGCTGCTTATGCCTACTCTTAGACTGTGGTTTCCTTCATTACCATTAACCATACCGTTATGGTAAAGACCACTTCTAAACAAACCAGTCAGCTGCCATTAGTTGCGAGTCGTCCTTCTTGGCAAATGTTTCagtattttttgtgtgtgtgtgtctatGTACAGATGTACAGATCTACTATACGAATTGTCAGCATGAttgaaatagtttttgtttaatCAACATTAATACTTAAAGTGACTAAAAGACCAGACAACGGATGACTTATGAATATAATCACAATGCATGACTTTATCTCCCACGACTGTGATagcacagaaaaaaaaaattagatcaaTTCATTGTCAACGTCTCAAGAAAGGTAAACAAAAAGAGAGTGGTAGacacccaaaacaaaacaaaaggatTTAATAAATTGGTGAAATAAGTTTTAGTAGAACATTCTACCAGATACAATCTAAATTATATTGACAAGGCCTGCAACGCATCGCCATTTTGTTACTTCTGGTCTTGATCGGAAGGGTCGAAATTTTGAAACTGTGCtcctttcaaaatttgttttatattttcataaacatcTTATTTTTGGTTGAATCGACActcaactacatgtacttccGATATTTAAAATAGATCGAAATGGTCGGAGTTACGGGCCTTGTTGGTTGTGTTGGTTTTTTATATTTGGTACATCGATTAAAATTACGAGCGTCCATAATCAATAATAACCTTAAAATTGCTCAATACAAACgttacaaattgaaaatatgaatttgTTGGGTATTTTCTATCATGTAATGATAAAGGtataaattttcgaaaaaaatcaatactatTTCTACATACTCTAGAATCGATCGATGCTCAATCCTATCAGGTGAAACCTTTTGCTAAATCGCTTGAATAATCATCATAtgcaaatatttcataaaaactaATTCTGATCAAGGCATCTTTCTCGCATCTAATCAATAGTCTGTCAGAAATCAACACTGTGCCCGTCGATCATGTTGACATTATAAGCTTTCGTAAATTATTCAACTGAATTCAACTacgatttaaaaatttattttcaaagttggCAACTTTCAGGCGACATCCTCGATAGCCCAATTGCATTTCCATAATGTAACAGTATTCTAAAAACAAAGCCCAACAAACTCTTGAGataaaagttatatattttaattaatttaacataaatagccgatatcaacaaaataatgaaatatcacAGACAGAATAAAAACCTCACAGCCGAACCAGCGGGTGTTTAGATGTTCACTTCTATGACTTTGTAAGCTTGTAATGACGACAATATGACGTAAAAGATCCAAAGGAAAACCAAAAATAACCCTGAAGCGTATTTAGGCACCTTAGGCCCACCCAGTTCTCCGTTTCCGAAAACAGCAAGCCTCCGTCGAATGAATAAAACCAAAATGGCTAGAATAGCACAGGAAGTATATAAGATGACGCTAAATACCAGAGTGTCGGTAGGAACCTCAAATCTTTCGCCCTGAAATAGCAAGGGTGTAAACTGTAAGGATCAGACAGTTCAATGATTTAATTACAACAGTATAAATGTTTTCAGACATGCAAATATCCCCACTGCTGGTACTCTATCACACCTATTATTCAGTATCAAAGGAGGGCATCGGGACAGCTAGAGCACTTTTCAAAAGAGTCATTAGATCAGACCATTTCACTTGCAAATGCTTTTTACGTGTTTC
This portion of the Magallana gigas chromosome 7, xbMagGiga1.1, whole genome shotgun sequence genome encodes:
- the LOC105319726 gene encoding Ig-like V-type domain-containing protein FAM187A produces the protein MNLLVIFSILSISYSLIDSYVTESELEEFVKRISPYKADHGRSRVKRKLFGKAFRTKEAIKKAFEEEFQAYDKCLNAREEERKSLENTIRGLLALEGQKVRLGCNLCPRPDQDLTKLEIIDWQRLRPQDSDFEFVSKDDGRVRIDSETRDLIIDPVDVLDAGQYFCINTYYREYEEIYQLDVLFRERLKTTKYEDVESGKDKYLGNFPLVDHNIKAFTAWSEWTECQDCNKKSIKKRVGLCMVTKIQKDQPILPFDLPIMELYPDGVPCRSTVLSKEIASIKRIKNRRSEVTMADCYKACPTTPGYTVVTDDSGNITEVLEAGFYSLGSKPKLPPLVIRRVLYEPINKHLILSCPRSKKYKSLIRWQNGTLVLNPLTIKRQTRGRVFLDSINRLHIRRLRMTDTAPYNCWSSKVHIATIKVIVTDARNDVKIKEYITYSGLFLTVFSIFLICVCVFCKKKKKTAK